Proteins encoded within one genomic window of Sorex araneus isolate mSorAra2 chromosome 9, mSorAra2.pri, whole genome shotgun sequence:
- the INPP5J gene encoding phosphatidylinositol 4,5-bisphosphate 5-phosphatase A, giving the protein MEGQSGRGSRKPGSQAGLGSLAIPQGVSQTDASPKVDSTFQLPAKETTAPVSLEPRLALAPVGPRATLPPSPEGSRTPLASPRPILLPLSIPGGQKTAPAPRNSSLAPTSVGQLVMSASAGPKPPTATSGSALTPKALGQLVMSASAGPRSPPATLGPGPTATSRNPKQVPPATMGPKPAQPAPGLSLALTPEEQPPKSPSNTPLVSSPVLSPSQEQALSPTPMPSVPASVGHKPPKQREALRPLHPSEGHLQPPEQASGPVGSPPLIQSPPDPRLSPSFRARPEVPRCNPEESGLPRPPQTLALDGGQGPLDPGSRSPGLLSPTFRPGASAFQTVPPPLPKPPRSPSRSPSRSPNRSPCVPPTAETTVPRPGAQGASPAPARLSPSLQPREIPVPVTSTPSTTTATSSTSSSSSASSSWSAHPTCKNDPGFWITVVTWNVGTAMPPDDVTSLLHLGCHGDDTDTEGADMIAIGLQEVNSMINKRLKDALFTDQWSELFMDALAPFNFVLVSTVRMQGVILLLFAKYYHLPFLRDVQTDCTRTGLGGYWGNKGGVSVRLAAFGHMLCFLNCHLPAHMDKAEQRKDNFQTILSLQQFPGPGAHGILDHDLVFWFGDLNFRIESFDLHFVKLAIDKNQLQQLWEKDQLNMAKSTWPILKGFQEGPLNFAPTFKFDVGTNKYDTSAKKRKPAWTDRILWKVKTPSGGPSPSGRESHRLLVTQHSYRSHMEYTVSDHKPVAAQFVLRFAFRDDVPLVRLEVADEWVRPEQAVVRYRMETVFSRSSWDWIGLYRVGFRHCKDYVAYVWAKHEDVDGSVYQVTFSEESLPKGHGDFILGYYSHTHSILIGVTEPFQISLPTSESASSSTDSSGASSDEEDDSTLELLAPKSRSPSPGKSKRHRSRSPGLARFPSLALRPSSRERRGASRSPSPQSRRLPRVAPNKSNEGSSQGSGEEGSSGPPGPWAFQPSVPRNLRLLPAFRLETAAPTGSSSWESDPEPPAPNSLSPSPQGRQGLEEGGLGP; this is encoded by the exons ATGGAGGGCCAGAGCGGCCGAGGCAGCAGGAAGCCAGGGTCCCAGGCAGGCCTGGGCTCCCTGGCTATACCCCAAGGAGTTTCCCAAACTGATGCCTCCCCCAAG GTGGACTCAACTTTTCAGCTCCCAGCGAAGGAGACGACAGCCCCAGTGTCCCTGGAGCCCCGGTTGGCTCTGGCTCCCGTGGGGCCACGAGCCACTCTGCCCCCTTCTCCGGAGGGGTCCAGGACGCCTCTGGCATCCCCCCGGCCCATTCTGTTGCCACTGTCTATCCCCGGGGGTCAGAAAACCGCTCCTGCCCCCCGAAACTCCAGCCTGGCTCCGACATCGGTAGGCCAGCTGGTGATGTCTGCCTCGGCCGGGCCAAAGCCACCCACAGCGACCTCGGGCTCAGCCCTGACTCCCAAGGCACTGGGGCAGCTGGTGATGTCGGCCTCAGCCGGCCCGAGGTCTCCCCCAGCCACCCTGGGGCCCGGGCCAACGGCAACATCCAGGAACCCAAAGCAGGTGCCACCTGCCACCATGGGACCCAAGCCAGCACAGCCAGCTCCTGGCCTGAGCCTGGCCTTGACTCCGGAGGAGCAGCCCCCAAAGTCCCCCTCCAACACTCCCTTAGTGTCCAGTCCGGTTCTTTCCCCTTCCCAAGAACAGGCTCTGTCCCCGACTCCCATGCCATCAGTCCCAGCCTCCGTGGGACATAAACCACCGAAACAGAGAGAGGCCCTCAGACCCCTCCATCCTTCAGAGGGTCATCTGCAGCCTCCAGAACAGGCCTCTGGTCCTGTGGGGTCCCCACCCTTGATCCAGAGTCCCCCAGACCCCCGACTCTCCCCTTCCTTCAGAGCCCGGCCCGAAGTTCCCCGCTGCAACCCCGAGGAGTCTGGCCTCCCCCGGCCACCCCAGACCCTGGCCCTGGATGGAGGTCAGGGCCCTCTTGACCCTGGCTCCCGCTCCCCTGGACTTCTGTCCCCCACCTTCCGGCCAGGGGCCTCCGCGTTCCAGACTGTGCCCCCACCTCTGCCTAAGCCTCCTCGGTCTCCCAGCCGCTCCCCCAGCCGCTCCCCCAACCGCTCCCCCTGTGTCCCTCCGACCGCTGAGACGACTGTCCCCAGGCCTGGAGCTCAGGGTGCAAGTCCTGCCCCAGCGCGTCTGAGCCCCAGCCTTCAGCCTCGAGAAATCCCAGTGCCTGTCACCAGCACCCCTTCTACAACCACCGCcacctcctccacttcctcctcttcctctgcctcctcctcctggtcgGCTCACCCTACCTGCAAGAATGACCCCGGCTTCTG GATCACTGTGGTCACGTGGAACGTGGGCACCGCCATGCCCCCCGACGACGTCACCTCCCTCCTGCACCTGGGCTGCCACGGCGACGACACTGACACCGAGGGGGCCGACATGATCGCCATCGG attGCAAGAAGTGAATTCCATGATCAACAAGCGGCTCAAGGACGCGCTCTTCACGGACCAGTGGAGCGAGCTCTTCATGGACGCGCTGGCGCCCTTCAACTTCGTGCTG GTGAGCACTGTGCGGATGCAGGGCGTCATCCTGCTGCTGTTCGCCAAGTACTACCACCTGCCCTTCTTGAGGGACGTGCAGACGGACTGCACGCGCACGGGACTGGGGGGCTACTGG GGCAATAAAGGTGGAGTGAGCGTGAGACTGGCAGCTTTCGGGCACATGCTCTGCTTCCTGAACTGCCACCTGCCGGCGCACATGGACAAGGCGGAGCAGCGCAAGGACAATTTCCAGACCATCCTCAGCCTCCAGCAGTTCCCAGGACCGGGGGCCCACGGCATCCTGGATCACGA CCTCGTGTTCTGGTTCGGGGACCTGAATTTCCGCATCGAGAGCTTCGATCTCCACTTCGTCAAACTTGCCATTGACAAAAACCAGCTCCAGCAGCTCTGGGAGAAGGACCAG CTCAACATGGCCAAGAGCACCTGGCCCATACTGAAGGGCTTCCAGGAGGGGCCCCTCAACTTTGCACCCACCTTCAAGTTTGACGTGGGTACTAACAAATATGATACCAG TGCCAAGAAGCGGAAGCCGGCCTGGACAGACCGTATCCTGTGGAAGGTCAAGACGCCAAGTGGGGGTCCCAGCCCCTCAGGTCGAGAGAGCCACCGGCTCCTGGTGACCCAGCATAGCTACCGTAGCCACATGGAATACACAGTCAGTGACCACAAGCCTGTGGCAGCCCAGTTTGTCCTGCGG TTTGCCTTCAGGGATGATGTGCCGTTGGTGCGGCTGGAAGTGGCAGACGAGTGGGTGCGGCCCGAGCAGGCTGTGGTGAGGTACCGCATGGAAACCGTGTTCTCTCGCAGTTCCTGGGACTGGATCGGCTTGTACCGG GTGGGCTTCCGCCACTGCAAGGACTATGTGGCTTATGTCTGGGCCAAACACGAGGACGTGGATGGGAGTGTTTACCAG GTGACATTCAGTGAGGAGTCTTTGCCCAAGGGCCACGGAGACTTCATTCTGGGCTATTACAGTCACACGCACAGCATACTCATCGGGGTCACCGAACCTTTCCAG ATCTCGCTGCCAACCTCGGAGTCGGCCAGCAGCAGCACGGACAGCTCAGGGGCCAGCTCGGATGAGGAGGATGACAGCACCCTGGAGCTGCTCGCACCCAAGTCCCGCAGCCCGAGCCCCGGCAAGTCCAAGCGGCACCGGAGCCGCAGCCCGGGCCTGGCCCGCTTCCCCAGCCTTGCCCTGCGGCCCTCATCCCGAGAACGCCGCGGGGCCAGCCGCAGCCCCTCGCCCCAGAGCCGCCGCCTGCCCCGGGTGGCCCCCAACAAAAGCAATGAAGGCAGCAGCCAGGGCAGTGGGGAAGAGGGGTCCTCTGgcccccctgggccctgggccttcCAGCCATCTGTGCCTCGAAACCTGCGCTTGCTGCCCGCCTTTCGCCTGGAGACGGCGGCTCCTACCGGTAGCAGCTCCTGGGAATCTGATCCGGAACCCCCGGCCCCTAAcagcctctctcccagcccccagggccgACAGGGGCTAGAGGAAGGGGGCCTGGGGCCCTGA
- the PLA2G3 gene encoding group 3 secretory phospholipase A2 isoform X2 has protein sequence MGLLVVLSGVLSYLGMALGGSTALLWSSTSCHLARPTPGNPLGSLSFLGKDARRLALFHARWDTHGRLRACGRQDDPELTAAFGALCAGEITRDSFIHTPGPELQRVLTTVQTQWEACQGHEERLAGAREKREAERSRARGAGHQRAKRGWTVPGTLWCGVGDSAGNSSELGVFQGPDLCCREHDRCPQTISPFQYNYGIRNYRFHTVSHCDCDARFRQCLRDQRDSISDVVGVAFFNVLEIPCFVLQEQEACVAWCRKYGSIPLARLQPRTRYNASWSFRGPPEAPSPQSPVLTKPAQKQPLEQKGSQHRGRPNAMTRRALPVPPARAEFTHAALQGLQTGFKPQGAHQACRGFRHLDQCEAQIAPRETKFQLLNLAPEPLFHCNCTRRLARSLMLHSPPSGAHVLWEPLGTTCFKLTPASNCAEGNGCSRDLRAVRVSARHLKRLWLHRVQLQDLGTDETPEGPSEHPGVTRSFYGQCLQLSQAAQRPTGQQRSRNQ, from the exons ATggggcttctggtggtgctgtCGGGGGTGCTGAGCTACCTGGGGATGGCTCTGGGGGGCTCCACTGCCCTGCTTTGGAGCAGCACTTCCTGCCACTTGGCCAGGCCCACCCCTGGGAATCCTCTGGGGTCTTTGAGCTTCCTGGGCAAAGATGCCCGGAGACTGGCACTCTTCCACGCCCGCTGGGATACGCATGGGAGGCTGCGGGCCTGTGGCCGGCAGGATGACCCGGAGCTCACCGCAGCCTTCGGAGCCCTCTGTGCTGGTGAGATCACCCGGGACTCTTTCATCCACACCCCTGGGCCCGAGCTGCAGAGGGTGCTGACCACTGTCCAGACTCAGTGGGAGGCCTGCCAAGGGCATGAAGAGAGGttggcaggggccagggagaagagagaagcagagcGGAGCAGAGCCCGGGGAGCTGGGCACCAGCGGGCGAAGAGAGGCTGGACTGTGCCTGGCACGCTGTGGTGTGGAGTCGGGGACTCCGCTGGGAACTCCTCAGAGCTGG GGGTCTTCCAGGGCCCCGATCTCTGCTGCCGGGAACACGACCGCTGCCCACAGACCATCTCTCCCTTCCAGTACAACTATGGCATCCGAAACTACCGGTTCCACACCGTCTCCCACTGCGACTGTGATGCCAG GTTCCGGCAGTGCCTGCGCGACCAGCGGGACTCCATCTCTGACGTCGTGGGCGTGGCCTTCTTCAATGTGCTGGAGATCCCGTGCTTCGTGCTGCAGGAGCAGGAGGCCTGCGTGGCGTG GTGTCGAAAGTATGGCTCCATTCCCCTCGCCCGCCTCCAGCCTAGGACCCGCTACAATGCATCCTGGAGTTTCCGGGGCCCCCCTGAGGCTCCCAGCCCCCAGAGTCCAGTCCTCACTAAGCCTGCACAGAAGCAGCCACTAGAGCAGAAAGGCTCCCAGCACCGTGGCAGACCCAACGCTATGACCCGCAGGGCCCTCCCGGTACCCCCAGCCCGGGCAGAGTTCACCCATGCAGCCCTCCAGGGGCTACAGACTGGCTTCAAACCTCAGG GTGCCCACCAGGCCTGCCGTGGCTTCCGCCACTTGGACCAGTGTGAGGCCCAGATCGCACCCCGGGAGACCAAGTTCCAGCTGCTCAACCTTGCCCCGGAGCCTCTCTTCCACTGCAACTGCACGCGCCG GCTGGCACGGTCCCTAATGCTCCACAGCCCCCCCTCAGGGGCACACGTGCTCTGGGAACCGCTGGGCACGACCTGCTTCAAACTGACCCCTGCATCCAACTGTGCTGAGGGCAATGG TTGCTCCAGAGACCTCAGGGCCGTGAGAGTGTCAGCCCGGCACTTGAAGCGACTTTGGCTCCATCGAGTCCAACTTCAAGATCTGGGCACAGATGAAACGCCAGAGGGGCCCTCAGAGCACCCTGGGGTGACTCGATCTTTCTATGGGCAATGCTTGCAGCTGAGTCAGGCTGCCCAGAGACCCACTGGGCAGCAGAGATCCCGGAATCAGTGA
- the PLA2G3 gene encoding group 3 secretory phospholipase A2 isoform X3 codes for MGLLVVLSGVLSYLGMALGGSTALLWSSTSCHLARPTPGNPLGSLSFLGKDARRLALFHARWDTHGRLRACGRQDDPELTAAFGALCAGEITRDSFIHTPGPELQRVLTTVQTQWEACQGHEERLAGAREKREAERSRARGAGHQRAKRGWTVPGTLWCGVGDSAGNSSELGVFQGPDLCCREHDRCPQTISPFQYNYGIRNYRFHTVSHCDCDARFRQCLRDQRDSISDVVGVAFFNVLEIPCFVLQEQEACVAWYWWGGCRKYGSIPLARLQPRTRYNASWSFRGPPEAPSPQSPVLTKPAQKQPLEQKGSQHRGRPNAMTRRALPVPPARAEFTHAALQGLQTGFKPQGAHQACRGFRHLDQCEAQIAPRETKFQLLNLAPEPLFHCNCTRRCSRDLRAVRVSARHLKRLWLHRVQLQDLGTDETPEGPSEHPGVTRSFYGQCLQLSQAAQRPTGQQRSRNQ; via the exons ATggggcttctggtggtgctgtCGGGGGTGCTGAGCTACCTGGGGATGGCTCTGGGGGGCTCCACTGCCCTGCTTTGGAGCAGCACTTCCTGCCACTTGGCCAGGCCCACCCCTGGGAATCCTCTGGGGTCTTTGAGCTTCCTGGGCAAAGATGCCCGGAGACTGGCACTCTTCCACGCCCGCTGGGATACGCATGGGAGGCTGCGGGCCTGTGGCCGGCAGGATGACCCGGAGCTCACCGCAGCCTTCGGAGCCCTCTGTGCTGGTGAGATCACCCGGGACTCTTTCATCCACACCCCTGGGCCCGAGCTGCAGAGGGTGCTGACCACTGTCCAGACTCAGTGGGAGGCCTGCCAAGGGCATGAAGAGAGGttggcaggggccagggagaagagagaagcagagcGGAGCAGAGCCCGGGGAGCTGGGCACCAGCGGGCGAAGAGAGGCTGGACTGTGCCTGGCACGCTGTGGTGTGGAGTCGGGGACTCCGCTGGGAACTCCTCAGAGCTGG GGGTCTTCCAGGGCCCCGATCTCTGCTGCCGGGAACACGACCGCTGCCCACAGACCATCTCTCCCTTCCAGTACAACTATGGCATCCGAAACTACCGGTTCCACACCGTCTCCCACTGCGACTGTGATGCCAG GTTCCGGCAGTGCCTGCGCGACCAGCGGGACTCCATCTCTGACGTCGTGGGCGTGGCCTTCTTCAATGTGCTGGAGATCCCGTGCTTCGTGCTGCAGGAGCAGGAGGCCTGCGTGGCGTGGTACTGGTGGGGCGG GTGTCGAAAGTATGGCTCCATTCCCCTCGCCCGCCTCCAGCCTAGGACCCGCTACAATGCATCCTGGAGTTTCCGGGGCCCCCCTGAGGCTCCCAGCCCCCAGAGTCCAGTCCTCACTAAGCCTGCACAGAAGCAGCCACTAGAGCAGAAAGGCTCCCAGCACCGTGGCAGACCCAACGCTATGACCCGCAGGGCCCTCCCGGTACCCCCAGCCCGGGCAGAGTTCACCCATGCAGCCCTCCAGGGGCTACAGACTGGCTTCAAACCTCAGG GTGCCCACCAGGCCTGCCGTGGCTTCCGCCACTTGGACCAGTGTGAGGCCCAGATCGCACCCCGGGAGACCAAGTTCCAGCTGCTCAACCTTGCCCCGGAGCCTCTCTTCCACTGCAACTGCACGCGCCG TTGCTCCAGAGACCTCAGGGCCGTGAGAGTGTCAGCCCGGCACTTGAAGCGACTTTGGCTCCATCGAGTCCAACTTCAAGATCTGGGCACAGATGAAACGCCAGAGGGGCCCTCAGAGCACCCTGGGGTGACTCGATCTTTCTATGGGCAATGCTTGCAGCTGAGTCAGGCTGCCCAGAGACCCACTGGGCAGCAGAGATCCCGGAATCAGTGA
- the PLA2G3 gene encoding group 3 secretory phospholipase A2 isoform X1, protein MGLLVVLSGVLSYLGMALGGSTALLWSSTSCHLARPTPGNPLGSLSFLGKDARRLALFHARWDTHGRLRACGRQDDPELTAAFGALCAGEITRDSFIHTPGPELQRVLTTVQTQWEACQGHEERLAGAREKREAERSRARGAGHQRAKRGWTVPGTLWCGVGDSAGNSSELGVFQGPDLCCREHDRCPQTISPFQYNYGIRNYRFHTVSHCDCDARFRQCLRDQRDSISDVVGVAFFNVLEIPCFVLQEQEACVAWYWWGGCRKYGSIPLARLQPRTRYNASWSFRGPPEAPSPQSPVLTKPAQKQPLEQKGSQHRGRPNAMTRRALPVPPARAEFTHAALQGLQTGFKPQGAHQACRGFRHLDQCEAQIAPRETKFQLLNLAPEPLFHCNCTRRLARSLMLHSPPSGAHVLWEPLGTTCFKLTPASNCAEGNGCSRDLRAVRVSARHLKRLWLHRVQLQDLGTDETPEGPSEHPGVTRSFYGQCLQLSQAAQRPTGQQRSRNQ, encoded by the exons ATggggcttctggtggtgctgtCGGGGGTGCTGAGCTACCTGGGGATGGCTCTGGGGGGCTCCACTGCCCTGCTTTGGAGCAGCACTTCCTGCCACTTGGCCAGGCCCACCCCTGGGAATCCTCTGGGGTCTTTGAGCTTCCTGGGCAAAGATGCCCGGAGACTGGCACTCTTCCACGCCCGCTGGGATACGCATGGGAGGCTGCGGGCCTGTGGCCGGCAGGATGACCCGGAGCTCACCGCAGCCTTCGGAGCCCTCTGTGCTGGTGAGATCACCCGGGACTCTTTCATCCACACCCCTGGGCCCGAGCTGCAGAGGGTGCTGACCACTGTCCAGACTCAGTGGGAGGCCTGCCAAGGGCATGAAGAGAGGttggcaggggccagggagaagagagaagcagagcGGAGCAGAGCCCGGGGAGCTGGGCACCAGCGGGCGAAGAGAGGCTGGACTGTGCCTGGCACGCTGTGGTGTGGAGTCGGGGACTCCGCTGGGAACTCCTCAGAGCTGG GGGTCTTCCAGGGCCCCGATCTCTGCTGCCGGGAACACGACCGCTGCCCACAGACCATCTCTCCCTTCCAGTACAACTATGGCATCCGAAACTACCGGTTCCACACCGTCTCCCACTGCGACTGTGATGCCAG GTTCCGGCAGTGCCTGCGCGACCAGCGGGACTCCATCTCTGACGTCGTGGGCGTGGCCTTCTTCAATGTGCTGGAGATCCCGTGCTTCGTGCTGCAGGAGCAGGAGGCCTGCGTGGCGTGGTACTGGTGGGGCGG GTGTCGAAAGTATGGCTCCATTCCCCTCGCCCGCCTCCAGCCTAGGACCCGCTACAATGCATCCTGGAGTTTCCGGGGCCCCCCTGAGGCTCCCAGCCCCCAGAGTCCAGTCCTCACTAAGCCTGCACAGAAGCAGCCACTAGAGCAGAAAGGCTCCCAGCACCGTGGCAGACCCAACGCTATGACCCGCAGGGCCCTCCCGGTACCCCCAGCCCGGGCAGAGTTCACCCATGCAGCCCTCCAGGGGCTACAGACTGGCTTCAAACCTCAGG GTGCCCACCAGGCCTGCCGTGGCTTCCGCCACTTGGACCAGTGTGAGGCCCAGATCGCACCCCGGGAGACCAAGTTCCAGCTGCTCAACCTTGCCCCGGAGCCTCTCTTCCACTGCAACTGCACGCGCCG GCTGGCACGGTCCCTAATGCTCCACAGCCCCCCCTCAGGGGCACACGTGCTCTGGGAACCGCTGGGCACGACCTGCTTCAAACTGACCCCTGCATCCAACTGTGCTGAGGGCAATGG TTGCTCCAGAGACCTCAGGGCCGTGAGAGTGTCAGCCCGGCACTTGAAGCGACTTTGGCTCCATCGAGTCCAACTTCAAGATCTGGGCACAGATGAAACGCCAGAGGGGCCCTCAGAGCACCCTGGGGTGACTCGATCTTTCTATGGGCAATGCTTGCAGCTGAGTCAGGCTGCCCAGAGACCCACTGGGCAGCAGAGATCCCGGAATCAGTGA